One genomic region from Pantoea alfalfae encodes:
- a CDS encoding fimbrial protein, whose protein sequence is MFLISGKKIIRLIGSVSLMLSLMLMATFNVNAAGTSTDVTLTCKMTKSLSVVDVMSLGINISAAVPVGTIVYSGTATANFKCALDNLQQFVDGLSGEVYFKRKAIDADALGYGLTLYTGYGGDMGTEVANIPTGIMISTYALTSGGTVGAYTDVSLDVPYQIVKTSNSMTPSKSLKNYVNPFDVGSLVSGRDETFQFTNIKTGITVKDQTCSVAGDTNLPVPLGSYTTNPSSGLGSGIGQTSATTAFNIQLNCEALLSGSFDVMMQLDGDASGGLSDLGVVALNSTSTASGVGVQILNENQQPIALATPFNIATYPLSSALITVPLYARYYQTAAKINPGTANAVATYTLSYQ, encoded by the coding sequence ATGTTTTTAATTTCAGGAAAGAAAATAATTCGCCTCATTGGCTCAGTTTCATTAATGTTAAGTTTGATGCTGATGGCTACTTTTAATGTTAATGCAGCGGGCACATCAACGGATGTCACACTGACGTGTAAAATGACCAAATCCCTTTCGGTGGTCGACGTTATGTCATTAGGCATTAATATTTCAGCAGCTGTACCGGTGGGTACGATCGTTTACAGCGGCACGGCAACGGCTAACTTCAAATGTGCGCTGGACAATTTGCAGCAGTTCGTAGATGGATTATCCGGTGAAGTCTATTTTAAGCGCAAAGCGATTGACGCGGATGCACTGGGCTATGGATTGACATTATATACCGGCTATGGCGGTGACATGGGTACCGAGGTGGCAAACATTCCAACCGGGATAATGATCAGTACTTATGCTTTAACCAGCGGTGGGACCGTGGGCGCCTATACGGATGTTTCTCTGGACGTGCCTTATCAGATCGTTAAGACATCTAATTCTATGACACCATCAAAGTCACTCAAAAACTATGTAAACCCCTTTGATGTCGGTTCGTTAGTATCTGGAAGAGATGAGACATTCCAGTTTACCAATATTAAAACAGGTATCACAGTTAAAGATCAGACTTGCTCAGTCGCCGGTGATACCAATCTGCCTGTACCATTAGGTAGTTACACGACAAACCCCAGTAGCGGTTTAGGATCAGGAATCGGCCAGACTAGCGCTACAACCGCGTTTAATATTCAGCTTAACTGTGAAGCACTTCTTTCGGGTTCGTTTGATGTGATGATGCAGTTGGATGGTGACGCGTCTGGCGGATTATCCGATTTGGGTGTGGTAGCACTTAATTCGACCTCAACAGCGAGTGGTGTCGGTGTACAAATCCTTAATGAAAATCAGCAGCCGATTGCACTTGCTACTCCATTTAACATTGCGACTTATCCGCTCTCATCTGCATTAATCACGGTGCCACTCTATGCACGTTATTATCAGACGGCTGCGAAAATAAATCCTGGCACGGCCAATGCAGTAGCAACGTATACGCTTAGTTACCAGTAA
- a CDS encoding response regulator transcription factor — protein sequence MNKPREKNKLRLGVSDESPFILYSIQNILVKEFLELDIVAYPVEAYHLLSVIREDMPDILITDFCFNFERNDVNGVRKIEQIHKQNPDLKIIIFTAQNSQAILKSILQIPVNAIVHKRDDIRDLVKAFNWVCSSNSGIYYSEQMKNLMLSAPADPAQTLLSPSEVEVIRLFAIGYSLMEIAKARKRSISTVATQKYNAMRKLQLQSNTDLIKYVFAQELI from the coding sequence GTGAATAAACCCAGGGAAAAAAACAAGCTCAGACTTGGTGTATCAGATGAAAGCCCATTTATTCTTTACTCCATTCAAAACATACTCGTAAAGGAGTTTTTAGAACTTGATATTGTTGCTTATCCGGTTGAAGCTTATCATTTACTGTCTGTTATCAGAGAGGATATGCCAGATATATTAATAACGGACTTTTGCTTTAATTTTGAGCGTAATGATGTCAATGGCGTGAGGAAAATAGAACAGATACATAAGCAAAATCCGGATTTAAAAATTATCATTTTTACTGCACAAAACAGTCAGGCTATTTTGAAAAGTATATTACAAATCCCGGTCAATGCCATTGTGCACAAACGAGATGACATTCGTGATTTGGTCAAGGCATTCAATTGGGTTTGCTCATCCAATTCCGGAATATACTACTCAGAACAGATGAAGAATTTAATGCTCTCTGCACCCGCAGATCCGGCACAAACACTTTTATCGCCTTCAGAAGTAGAGGTTATTCGATTGTTCGCCATTGGATATAGCCTGATGGAAATAGCAAAAGCGCGTAAACGTAGCATAAGCACCGTTGCAACACAGAAATACAATGCTATGCGTAAGCTTCAGCTGCAATCAAATACAGATTTGATTAAGTATGTTTTTGCACAGGAACTCATTTAA
- a CDS encoding TolC family outer membrane protein: protein MNFHNLNIAVLALTCAPFCTFATNLQQAAQAALSYDSALQSSQMTSAADKQKYWQGMAGMLPTLTLEGNWDRQEQPDKKYQSGVTNHSYDLSVRQPLFDMSKYAGWRKGVAIANTAEAQAKQAEEKLLSAISNAYFTVLYQQEVLQAAKAASHNFKQQEQKLQTGLINGQNTRTELDEAKANYALAQAKEIEAGNQLLLAGEAFRRLSGISPDTVEPVNFQCLKASPYSSLTDAINASQQRNTDIKIALFQNDQADADVLAADGAHMPVVSLYARYGKNWSRNDDDDNILYDAIFGTNSKSNNLQYGVNVSVPLFAGGSQVSQSFEAAYRRQAAKYSTMEAQRKAATDTRSAWLSLTNGKALISAQKNAVDSAREKVVSVQYGREMGFRTVNDELDAQQKYYTALKDQAEARLSYLNALINLAQSTGSLSLDMLNFFQCR, encoded by the coding sequence ATGAACTTTCATAATCTGAATATAGCAGTACTGGCACTCACCTGTGCTCCATTTTGTACATTCGCAACTAACCTGCAGCAAGCTGCTCAGGCTGCATTGAGCTATGACTCTGCACTACAATCCAGTCAGATGACCAGTGCAGCAGATAAACAAAAATACTGGCAAGGCATGGCCGGAATGCTGCCAACATTAACCCTGGAGGGAAACTGGGATCGTCAGGAACAACCTGATAAGAAATATCAGAGTGGGGTAACCAACCACAGCTACGATCTCAGCGTCAGACAACCGCTGTTTGATATGAGCAAGTATGCCGGATGGCGTAAAGGTGTTGCTATTGCCAACACGGCTGAAGCACAGGCAAAACAGGCTGAAGAGAAGTTACTTAGCGCTATCAGCAATGCTTATTTTACGGTGCTTTATCAGCAGGAAGTTTTGCAGGCCGCAAAAGCCGCCAGTCATAACTTTAAGCAACAAGAGCAAAAACTTCAGACCGGCTTAATCAATGGACAGAATACCCGCACTGAACTGGACGAGGCAAAAGCTAACTACGCTCTGGCACAGGCTAAGGAAATAGAAGCTGGCAATCAGCTATTGCTGGCAGGCGAGGCATTTCGCCGTTTATCAGGTATCAGTCCGGACACTGTAGAACCGGTGAATTTTCAGTGCCTGAAAGCATCGCCCTATTCTTCTCTGACCGATGCAATTAATGCCAGCCAGCAGCGTAATACTGATATTAAAATTGCGCTTTTTCAGAATGATCAGGCAGATGCAGATGTTCTTGCGGCTGACGGCGCACACATGCCCGTGGTCTCGCTCTATGCGCGATACGGCAAGAACTGGAGTCGTAATGACGACGACGACAATATTCTGTATGACGCAATCTTCGGGACGAACTCAAAGAGTAATAACCTGCAATATGGCGTAAACGTTTCTGTTCCGTTGTTTGCCGGCGGCAGTCAGGTTTCACAATCTTTTGAAGCAGCTTATCGTCGTCAGGCAGCAAAGTATTCCACGATGGAAGCACAACGCAAAGCGGCAACCGATACCCGTTCTGCCTGGCTTAGCCTGACCAATGGCAAAGCCTTAATCAGTGCTCAAAAGAATGCCGTCGACTCAGCACGTGAAAAAGTGGTGTCGGTCCAGTATGGCCGTGAAATGGGCTTCCGCACCGTTAACGATGAACTGGATGCTCAGCAAAAATATTACACCGCACTCAAAGATCAGGCTGAAGCACGATTAAGTTATCTCAATGCCCTGATCAATCTGGCGCAAAGCACCGGATCGTTATCACTCGACATGCTGAATTTTTTTCAGTGCCGTTAA
- a CDS encoding HlyD family secretion protein, with the protein MEQSLFRQEALDAANRGNLGIVALYCPPYRWLVISVVIFITAVTALFFIFGSYTKYESSTGELLPENGMLVVPPPVSATVVDIPVKEGQLVNKDDVLMVLSSEVSTQMGQTRQVIAENLVAQRERLQQDLQTLAKLHDVEMKGLSDTIASLKLQQEQLRLQLTHRRKQVALAKLQLDKLNAMHLEGYASNRQLEEQESNLLDSQARYQEYQRQLLDTSQKIVQAEQQLHEKPLDDEKKRNDIERQLADNRQSMAENEARRSIELRAPKSGYVGMIMVKNGQMLNAGQSAIAILPHNTNLVARIMVNTQSIGFIQPGQRVVLRYKAFPYQKFGQQYGKVIEVSRTALSPQEVSTLTGKNNVQEQQYRVLVSLDKQTISAYSQNEKLKPGMALDADFIVDKRRLYEWVLEPIFALGHKISL; encoded by the coding sequence ATGGAACAATCACTTTTCCGTCAGGAGGCGCTTGATGCCGCTAACCGGGGTAACCTGGGTATAGTGGCACTTTATTGTCCGCCCTATCGCTGGCTTGTTATTTCTGTGGTGATTTTTATTACTGCCGTTACAGCCCTGTTTTTCATTTTCGGCAGCTATACGAAATATGAATCTTCTACCGGAGAACTGCTGCCTGAGAATGGCATGTTAGTCGTTCCTCCGCCTGTAAGCGCAACCGTAGTGGATATTCCGGTTAAAGAGGGACAACTGGTCAACAAAGATGATGTTCTTATGGTGTTGTCATCCGAAGTCTCCACACAGATGGGACAGACGCGTCAGGTTATCGCCGAAAATCTGGTGGCTCAGCGGGAACGACTTCAGCAGGATCTTCAGACGCTTGCCAAATTACATGACGTCGAAATGAAAGGGTTATCCGACACCATCGCCAGTCTGAAACTCCAGCAGGAACAGCTGAGACTTCAGCTGACACACCGTCGCAAGCAGGTGGCGTTAGCGAAACTGCAACTGGATAAACTCAACGCTATGCACCTGGAAGGGTACGCCTCAAATCGTCAGCTGGAAGAGCAGGAATCCAATCTGCTCGACAGTCAGGCACGTTACCAGGAGTACCAGCGTCAGCTGCTGGACACGTCGCAAAAAATTGTTCAGGCGGAGCAGCAACTACATGAAAAGCCGCTGGATGATGAGAAAAAACGCAACGACATCGAACGGCAACTGGCAGATAACCGTCAGTCAATGGCAGAGAATGAAGCGCGCCGATCCATTGAGCTTCGTGCGCCGAAGAGTGGTTATGTCGGCATGATCATGGTCAAAAATGGTCAGATGCTAAACGCCGGTCAATCGGCAATCGCGATTCTGCCTCACAATACTAATCTTGTTGCCCGCATCATGGTCAATACGCAATCCATTGGCTTTATCCAGCCAGGTCAGCGTGTTGTGCTGCGCTATAAAGCCTTCCCTTACCAAAAATTTGGCCAGCAATATGGCAAGGTGATCGAGGTTTCGCGAACCGCCCTCTCTCCTCAGGAAGTCTCCACCTTAACCGGTAAAAATAATGTTCAGGAACAGCAGTACCGGGTTCTGGTCTCTCTGGATAAACAAACTATTTCTGCTTATTCGCAGAATGAAAAACTGAAGCCAGGTATGGCGCTGGATGCCGACTTTATTGTCGACAAACGTCGTCTCTATGAATGGGTACTGGAGCCGATTTTCGCGCTGGGACACAAAATTTCTCTCTGA
- a CDS encoding peptidase domain-containing ABC transporter, which yields MLLLEKLNFKWFNRLPIIRQSQAAECGLACLGMVANYHGHQIDMITLRRQFATSLKGATLADVIAMAQQLNMTSRALRVEMEELSKLRMPCILHWELNHFVVLKKVRGNKITIHDPARGIRELTFKEASTAFTGVALELVPSSTFEVKEEKESISMMKLVGSVTGVKSAFAQVLILSIALELFGVLGPFFMQWVMDMVLVSADYSLLSLLGVGFIMIALFQTIVTALRSWVMSWFSSQLSVQWTVNVCHHMLKLPLEWFESRHVGDVLSRYGSLNTIQSTLTSRFISTVLDGVMSIVTVVMLFIYNAQLAWLVIGLFLAYALLRFMAYDPVRRANEEQIISSARTQSSLLETLRGIQAVKTNNKQVPRLSAYMNFLVDTTNKGIVIQKLNILFGSAQGLLTSVGRVVLVWLAALQVLDGNFSAGMLTAFISFSDQFMSRGSGLINAIIDFRMLRMHGERLADIVLSETEASSEGNRGLVSKETDKETDVPQDIRLINIRFRYAPTEPWVVDGANLEIKAGESLAIVGPSGQGKTTMAKIILGLLQPEEGTITVGGMDITQTGLEHHRNRIGCVMQDDILFSGSISENISFFDNEPDHAKITRVARLAQIHGDIMKMPMNYQSLVGDMGSFLSGGQLQRILLARALYREPKILVLDEATSHLDIYNEAQINNAIKQMKITRIIIAHRPETIRSADKIVLLNNGTLSEVTAEQLFGQTKTHNETEITHG from the coding sequence GTGTTGTTATTAGAGAAACTCAATTTTAAATGGTTTAACCGCTTACCGATAATTCGTCAGTCACAGGCAGCCGAGTGTGGGCTGGCTTGTCTTGGCATGGTGGCTAATTATCACGGTCATCAGATCGACATGATCACGTTACGTCGCCAGTTCGCCACATCACTCAAAGGTGCCACTCTGGCAGATGTCATCGCTATGGCACAACAGCTCAATATGACTTCCCGCGCACTGCGAGTAGAAATGGAAGAGCTGTCTAAACTGCGCATGCCCTGCATTCTGCACTGGGAACTGAACCACTTTGTAGTGTTGAAGAAAGTACGCGGCAATAAGATCACCATTCACGATCCCGCGCGCGGGATCCGCGAACTGACATTTAAAGAAGCATCGACCGCCTTCACCGGCGTCGCGCTGGAGTTGGTTCCCTCTTCAACCTTTGAAGTAAAAGAAGAGAAAGAAAGCATCTCCATGATGAAGCTGGTGGGCAGCGTGACGGGGGTAAAGTCTGCCTTTGCTCAGGTGCTCATTCTCTCAATCGCACTGGAGCTATTCGGCGTCCTCGGCCCCTTCTTTATGCAGTGGGTAATGGATATGGTGCTGGTTTCTGCTGACTATTCTTTGCTGTCGCTGCTCGGTGTAGGCTTTATCATGATCGCGCTGTTTCAGACTATCGTTACAGCGTTGCGCTCATGGGTAATGAGCTGGTTCTCAAGCCAGCTCAGTGTGCAGTGGACCGTAAACGTCTGTCACCATATGTTAAAACTGCCGCTGGAATGGTTCGAATCACGCCACGTCGGAGACGTTCTCTCTCGTTATGGTTCGCTTAATACCATCCAGAGTACGCTGACTTCCCGTTTCATCAGCACCGTACTGGACGGTGTCATGTCAATCGTCACGGTAGTGATGCTTTTCATCTATAACGCGCAACTGGCGTGGCTGGTCATTGGACTTTTTCTCGCCTATGCACTGCTACGTTTCATGGCTTACGATCCGGTTCGCCGCGCCAATGAAGAACAAATCATCAGCTCGGCCCGTACCCAGTCGTCTCTGCTTGAAACGCTGCGCGGGATCCAGGCAGTTAAAACCAATAATAAACAGGTGCCCCGCCTCTCGGCATACATGAACTTTCTGGTGGATACCACCAATAAAGGCATCGTGATACAGAAGCTCAATATCCTGTTCGGTTCGGCTCAGGGACTGCTAACCTCAGTGGGCCGTGTAGTTCTGGTCTGGCTTGCTGCGCTGCAGGTCCTGGATGGCAACTTCTCTGCCGGTATGCTGACCGCCTTTATCAGCTTTTCCGATCAATTCATGAGTCGTGGTTCAGGTTTGATCAATGCCATCATCGATTTTCGTATGCTGAGAATGCATGGTGAACGCCTGGCCGATATTGTTCTGTCTGAAACAGAAGCCAGTTCTGAGGGCAATCGAGGTCTGGTTAGTAAAGAAACCGACAAGGAGACAGACGTACCTCAGGATATCAGGCTTATCAATATTCGTTTTCGCTATGCGCCGACTGAACCCTGGGTTGTCGATGGTGCGAATCTGGAGATTAAAGCGGGTGAGAGCCTTGCCATCGTGGGGCCATCCGGCCAGGGCAAAACTACGATGGCCAAAATTATTCTTGGCCTGCTACAGCCGGAAGAAGGCACCATCACCGTGGGTGGCATGGACATCACTCAGACCGGACTTGAACATCACCGTAATCGTATTGGCTGCGTAATGCAGGATGACATTCTCTTTTCAGGTTCAATCAGCGAGAACATCAGCTTCTTTGATAACGAGCCCGATCACGCAAAAATTACCCGCGTGGCCCGTCTGGCTCAGATTCATGGCGATATTATGAAAATGCCGATGAATTATCAAAGCCTGGTAGGTGATATGGGCTCGTTTTTATCGGGTGGCCAGTTACAACGTATCCTGCTGGCGCGCGCACTCTATCGTGAACCTAAAATCCTGGTACTGGATGAGGCCACCAGTCATCTGGATATTTATAACGAGGCGCAGATCAACAATGCAATTAAACAGATGAAGATCACCAGAATCATCATTGCACACCGTCCGGAAACTATCCGAAGTGCCGATAAAATCGTCCTGTTAAATAACGGTACGCTCAGCGAAGTCACGGCAGAGCAGTTATTTGGGCAGACAAAAACCCATAATGAAACGGAGATTACCCATGGATAA
- a CDS encoding DcrB-related protein, whose amino-acid sequence MDKTICRFTEGTITLPEGYCERTLNTLADTRSVLPPITISRDKLGDHNNPEEYILSQLAILQKQMKDWQQEAHQPVVLGDNLTTGIMISYDFLRPDNLRLYQKQALFTLNMEDILIFSLSKASPITSTDMQLFSDTLKSFRTW is encoded by the coding sequence ATGGATAAGACTATTTGCCGCTTCACTGAAGGCACAATTACCTTGCCGGAAGGCTATTGCGAGCGAACACTGAATACGCTGGCTGATACACGATCTGTTCTGCCACCAATCACTATTTCCCGTGATAAGTTAGGCGATCATAACAACCCGGAAGAGTATATCCTTAGCCAGCTCGCTATCCTGCAAAAACAGATGAAAGACTGGCAACAGGAAGCCCATCAGCCAGTGGTTTTGGGGGATAACCTGACTACGGGAATCATGATCAGTTATGACTTCCTGCGACCAGATAATCTTCGTCTTTATCAGAAACAAGCTTTATTCACGCTTAATATGGAAGATATATTGATTTTCTCTCTGTCGAAAGCGAGCCCCATAACCTCTACCGATATGCAGCTTTTCTCAGATACCCTGAAAAGCTTCCGTACCTGGTAA
- a CDS encoding FidL-like protein, whose translation MKRKATLTLTLTLAMLLLGIFAGINYFKLRTNELPFRCSAFSRYDLSRNDNKKIEFAVSQDLRFINSDSGYLLLNGQVTFGDEVTTVNRRIALSAGNKIDSDTYRYKIREIITSTNDTTPDAVFNLLLAEITLDPGYLQLDIIRVDKKAYLVGGPLSYLFTCQRY comes from the coding sequence TTGAAACGAAAAGCCACTCTTACGCTGACGTTAACGCTGGCTATGCTGTTGCTGGGGATCTTTGCAGGCATTAACTATTTTAAACTCCGGACAAACGAGCTGCCTTTCCGCTGCTCAGCATTTAGCCGCTACGATCTTAGTCGCAACGATAATAAAAAAATTGAGTTTGCTGTTTCCCAGGATTTACGTTTTATTAATTCAGATTCGGGATATTTATTACTGAATGGGCAGGTAACTTTTGGTGATGAAGTAACAACGGTTAATCGACGTATTGCGCTCAGTGCCGGTAATAAAATTGATAGTGACACTTACCGCTACAAAATAAGAGAAATTATTACTTCGACTAATGATACAACGCCGGATGCCGTGTTTAATCTGCTGCTGGCTGAGATCACTCTCGATCCTGGTTATCTTCAGCTTGATATCATCAGGGTCGATAAAAAGGCCTATCTGGTTGGCGGGCCGCTCTCCTATCTCTTCACCTGTCAACGTTACTGA
- a CDS encoding transcriptional regulator: MIYIIDDQISYNSDDCTLSHLPTQETLSLSISSGRLFEQLLNSEGEILSRDTLLTEVWDKYGLRGSNSNLNQYLSILRRALAAYGCENLIITIPKIGIRLNTEIKIERESSPAFVETQVQADEMSAEQVVSVADSQPMLPNPVIAEHVVEKSALNLGQLLFALIMLVLLGSALWYFTVRQPAEKSASMSNIKLEGGCEAVIIPGLDVFEQKSLDKQILEMLKENNQSCVPGRRIYFDKNTAFTTKDYGRTILSTCNLNSSGHIVSCENFYYLDWRMF; encoded by the coding sequence ATGATTTACATTATCGATGATCAGATTAGTTACAATTCAGATGACTGTACGCTAAGCCATCTTCCCACTCAGGAAACGCTGAGCCTGAGTATTTCATCGGGTCGGCTGTTTGAACAGTTACTGAATTCTGAAGGTGAGATACTGTCGCGCGATACCCTGTTGACCGAAGTATGGGATAAATATGGTCTGCGCGGATCAAACAGCAATCTGAATCAGTATCTGAGCATTCTGCGCAGAGCGCTTGCAGCGTATGGCTGTGAAAACCTGATCATCACCATTCCGAAAATTGGCATCCGACTTAATACTGAAATCAAAATAGAACGCGAATCCTCTCCGGCTTTTGTTGAGACGCAGGTTCAGGCTGATGAAATGTCAGCGGAGCAGGTGGTATCTGTCGCAGATAGTCAGCCCATGCTACCCAATCCTGTTATCGCAGAGCATGTTGTTGAAAAATCGGCTCTGAATCTCGGACAGCTCCTGTTCGCCCTAATCATGCTGGTGCTGCTTGGAAGTGCTTTATGGTACTTCACTGTACGTCAGCCTGCTGAAAAGAGTGCTTCTATGAGTAACATCAAACTGGAAGGCGGTTGCGAAGCGGTTATTATTCCGGGATTAGATGTGTTCGAACAAAAGTCACTGGATAAACAAATTCTTGAAATGCTTAAAGAGAATAATCAATCCTGTGTACCAGGTCGGCGCATCTATTTCGATAAAAACACGGCATTCACAACTAAAGATTATGGCCGGACCATTCTTTCCACATGTAACCTGAACAGCAGTGGTCATATCGTTTCCTGCGAAAACTTCTACTATCTTGACTGGAGAATGTTTTGA
- a CDS encoding TetR/AcrR family transcriptional regulator → MTQSVTENGTRGPLGHNVRDQIVDAAMQHFAHYGYEKTTVSDLARAIGFSKAYIYKFFESKQAIGEVICSTRLAMIMQHVEAAIADAPGASEQLRRLFRTLSVTGTELFFHERKLYDIAAVASRDRWPSAMAHEVRLTNLIQQILRRGRESGEFERKTPADEAAEAIYRVIKPYASPVLLQYSLDDAEEASAQLAALVLRSLAP, encoded by the coding sequence ATGACTCAATCCGTAACAGAAAATGGCACACGAGGCCCGCTCGGGCACAATGTGCGTGACCAGATTGTCGATGCTGCCATGCAGCACTTCGCGCATTATGGTTACGAAAAAACCACCGTATCCGATCTCGCCCGTGCTATCGGCTTTTCAAAAGCGTATATCTACAAATTTTTTGAATCAAAACAGGCGATTGGTGAAGTGATCTGCTCTACCCGGCTGGCGATGATTATGCAGCACGTCGAAGCCGCGATCGCCGATGCGCCTGGAGCCTCGGAACAACTGCGGCGACTGTTCCGCACGCTTTCCGTCACCGGCACTGAACTCTTTTTTCACGAACGTAAACTGTATGACATTGCTGCCGTTGCGTCGCGTGACCGATGGCCGTCAGCAATGGCACACGAAGTGCGACTAACGAACCTGATCCAGCAGATCCTGCGACGGGGTCGTGAATCCGGTGAGTTTGAACGTAAAACCCCGGCAGACGAAGCGGCGGAGGCAATCTATCGGGTGATCAAACCCTATGCCAGTCCGGTACTGCTGCAATACAGCCTTGATGACGCTGAAGAAGCCTCCGCCCAACTGGCAGCGCTGGTCTTACGTAGCCTTGCGCCCTGA
- the fabF gene encoding beta-ketoacyl-ACP synthase II, with amino-acid sequence MSHLASSQRIVITGAGIVSPLGCGVETVWRRLTAGESGIRTLPDTLTAGTGISVGGSVPGIDEDPLAGYDPEAFIAPKERKKMSRFIEFALLAAEEALNQAGWHPEDEAARERTATIIASGVGGFGAIADAVRTTDARGPRRLSPFTAPSFLANMAAGHVSIKHRFTGPLGAPVTACAAGVQAIGDAARLIRSGEADIAICGGSEAALDRVTLGCFAAARALSVGYEDQPHHASRPFDRDRNGFVMAEGAGLLVIESLAHAKARGATPLAEIVGYGTSADAYHLTAGPEDGSGAARAMRTALRQAGISPEDVQHINAHATSTQVGDHGELAAIRAVFGDDSPVAIASTKSATGHLLGAAGGIEAIFTLMALRQQIIPPTLNLHHPDEAAGNLDLVALNARPTALTYAMSNGFGFGGVNASLLLRTWQ; translated from the coding sequence ATGAGTCACTTAGCCTCATCACAACGCATTGTCATTACCGGCGCGGGCATCGTCTCGCCACTGGGTTGTGGCGTTGAAACCGTCTGGCGGCGATTAACGGCAGGGGAATCAGGTATACGTACCCTGCCCGATACGCTTACTGCTGGCACCGGTATTTCAGTAGGTGGCAGCGTGCCGGGCATCGATGAAGATCCGCTGGCAGGTTACGACCCGGAGGCGTTCATTGCGCCGAAAGAGCGTAAAAAGATGTCGCGCTTTATCGAATTCGCGCTGCTGGCAGCAGAAGAAGCGCTGAATCAGGCGGGCTGGCATCCTGAAGATGAGGCGGCGCGTGAACGTACCGCGACGATTATTGCTTCAGGCGTCGGCGGCTTTGGTGCGATTGCCGACGCGGTGCGCACTACCGACGCGCGCGGTCCGCGCAGGCTCTCACCTTTTACAGCGCCTTCGTTTCTGGCCAACATGGCCGCCGGTCATGTCTCGATCAAACACCGTTTCACCGGTCCGCTGGGCGCGCCCGTTACTGCCTGTGCGGCGGGGGTTCAGGCGATTGGTGATGCAGCCAGGCTGATCAGAAGCGGTGAAGCGGACATTGCTATTTGCGGCGGCTCAGAAGCGGCGCTGGATCGCGTCACGCTGGGCTGTTTCGCGGCTGCACGTGCGCTATCTGTGGGCTATGAAGATCAGCCGCACCATGCCTCACGTCCGTTTGATCGTGACAGAAACGGCTTTGTGATGGCCGAAGGTGCAGGCCTGCTGGTGATTGAGTCACTGGCCCATGCCAAAGCACGCGGCGCGACACCGCTGGCGGAGATTGTCGGCTATGGCACCAGCGCCGATGCATACCACTTAACCGCGGGTCCGGAGGATGGCAGCGGAGCTGCGAGGGCGATGAGAACCGCCCTGCGCCAGGCGGGCATCAGCCCGGAGGATGTCCAGCATATCAACGCGCATGCAACCTCAACGCAGGTTGGCGATCACGGCGAGCTGGCGGCTATTCGCGCAGTGTTTGGCGATGATTCACCGGTCGCGATCGCCTCAACCAAATCCGCCACCGGCCATCTGCTGGGTGCGGCAGGCGGCATTGAGGCGATATTCACCCTTATGGCGCTGCGCCAGCAGATTATTCCGCCGACGCTGAACCTCCATCATCCTGATGAAGCCGCAGGCAATCTGGACCTGGTGGCACTCAATGCACGTCCCACCGCGCTAACTTATGCCATGTCGAACGGATTTGGTTTTGGTGGCGTCAACGCCAGTCTCCTGCTGCGTACGTGGCAATGA